One Cygnus atratus isolate AKBS03 ecotype Queensland, Australia chromosome 21, CAtr_DNAZoo_HiC_assembly, whole genome shotgun sequence genomic region harbors:
- the EXOSC10 gene encoding exosome component 10 isoform X2 — MAAAVDGGSGGAAAAAGSLAAREGSGGPADRAGEPEAKRGEAALPGFDDTDAFVKYALGTVVAATKASNGLPRPGDEYDFYRSFPGFRAYCETQGHRLLHCMSRVMQYHGCRSHMKDRSKVTELEDKFDMLVDSNDVILERVGILLDEAAGVNKNQQPVLPAGLQLPQTIVSSWNRKAGESHKRTKSETFRLLHAKNISRPQLKFREKIDNSNTPFVPKLFIKPNALKPLPEALTKSGRERKERPEDLDVPAALADFIHQQRTQQTEQDMFAHPYQYELERFSPPDGVLKKPEPQMYRPIKETPCHFVTTLDELVELNEKLMNCKEFALDLEHHSYRSFLGLTCLMQISTRTEDFIIDTLELRSDMNILNETFTDPAIVKVLHGADSDVEWLQKDFGLYLVNMFDTHQAARLLNLGKHSLDHLLKLYCGVDADKQYQLADWRIRPLPEEMIQYARDDTHYLLYIYDKVREALWERGNEQPTQLQIVWQRSRDICLKKYIKPLFSDESYLELYRRQKKHLNTQQLAAFRLLFAWRDKTARQEDESTGYVLPNHMLLKIAEELPKEPQGIIACCNPVPPLVRQQINELHLLIQQAREMPLLKSEIALTVKKRAPLSNPERLENTFFGPHDSSRIPMDDFQNNSALDSERTMNIQGGQPESTCLVATATVSIFSECDEDDGNEKVLTTAQQKAQRIMESFENPFRMYLPSEQNPAYVSQSAKFDPSSKIYEISNRWKLMTQTQVQKESKEEIKKKAAQQSADRDQAQKAYKEATENIVSVRQQAMQEQANKKRERVISETGTELPKQEKKRPKASQQPEELEAPKQFTPFDYSKSNFKVFAGSSKSKQSAQFDPAKQAYTGKKSAGANKLQQSAGNRSMSYLAGKADRGSRHHWPKR; from the exons ATGGCGGCCGCCGTTGACGGGGGGAGCGgtggggcggcggcggcggccgggagcTTGGCGGCCCGGGAGGGAAGCGGCGGTCCGGCGGACCGGGCCGGGGAGCCGGAGGCGAAGCGCGGGGAGGCGGCGCTGCCCGGTTTCGACGACACCGACGCCTTCGTCAAG TACGCTCTGGGCACGGTGGTGGCAGCAACAAAGGCGTCCAATGGGCTCCCCCGGCCTGGCGACGAGTACGACTTCTACCGAAGCTTCCCTGGCTTCCGCGCCTACTGCGAAACGCAGGGCCACCGCCTCCTCCACTG CATGAGCAGGGTGATGCAATACCACGGCTGCCGCAGCCACATGAAAGATCGCAGCAAAGTAACAGAGCTGGAAGATAAATTTGATATGCTGGTTGACTCCAATGATGTCATTCTTGAAAGAGTG GGTATTTTACTGGATGAAGCAGCAGGAGTGAACAAAAACCAGCAGCCAGTCctccctgctgggctgcagcttccaCAGACTATTGTTTCCAGCTGGAACCGCAAG gcAGGAGAATCCCACAAAAGAACCAAGTCTGAAACCTTCCGATTGCTTCATGCCAAGAACATCTCTCGACCACAGCTTAAGTTTCGGGAAAAGATTGACAATTCCAACACTCCCTTTGTACCTAAACTTTTTATCAAGCCAAATGCTTTAAAACCTTTGCCTGAAG CCCTCACAAAAAGTGGACGGGAACGAAAGGAGCGCCCTGAAGACTTGGATGTACCAGCTGCTTTGGCAGACTTCATACACCAGCAGAGGACGCAGCAAACTGAGCAAGACAT GTTTGCTCACCCTTACCAGTACGAACTGGAGCGTTTTTCTCCACCAGATGGAGTTCTCAAGAAACCAGAGCCCCAG ATGTACAGGCCCATCAAGGAAACACCCTGTCATTTTGTCACCACACTGGATGAGCTGGTAGAACTAAATGAAAAGCTTATGAACTGTAAAGAATTTGCCCTGGACTTAGAG cacCATTCCTACAGGAGCTTCCTGGGCTTGACATGCCTGATGCAGATTTCCACCCGAACAGAAGACTTCATTATTGACACACTGGAGTTGCGCAGTGACATGAACATTCTCAATGAGACTTTCACAGACCCTGCAATTGTGAAG GTCCTTCATGGTGCTGATTCAGATGTGGAATGGCTGCAAAAAGACTTTGGCCTGTACTTGGTGAACATGTTTGATACTCACCAAGCTGCTCGTCTTCTCAATCTCGGCAAGCACTCTTTGGACCACTTGCTGAAGCTGTATTGCGGTGTGGATGCTGACAAGCAGTACCAGTTGGCTGACTGGAGGATACG CCCTTTGCCAGAAGAAATGATTCAGTATGCCCGTGATGACACTCACTACTTACTCTACATTTACGATAAAGTGAGGGAGGCACTATGGGAGAGAGGGAACGAGCAGCCCACTCAGCTCCAGATCGTGTGGCAACGCAGCAGAGACATCTGCCTGAAG AAATACATCAAGCCCCTCTTTTCAGATGAATCCTATCTTGAACTCTACAGGAGGCAGAAAAAACATCTCAACACACAGCAGCTAGCAGCATTTAGGTTGCTGTTTGCATGGAGAGACAAGACGGCACGTCAGGAGGATGAGAGTACAGG ATACGTGTTACCAAATCATATGTTATTGAAGATAGCAGAGGAGCTGCCCAA AGAACCCCAGGGCATCATTGCTTGCTGTAATCCAGTCCCACCACTAGTTCGCCAGCAGATTAATGAATTGCATCTTCTCATTCAGCAGGCCCGAGAGATGCCGCTTCTCAAG TCGGAGATTGCTTTGACAGTCAAGAAGAGGGCACCTCTGTCCAACCCGGAG AGGCTGGAGAATACCTTCTTTGGACCACATGACAGTTCCCGTATTCCTATGGATGATTTTCAGAACAACTCTGCATTGG ACAGTGAGAGAACAATGAATATTCAGGGTGGCCAGCCAGAGTCAACGTGCCTCGTTGCTACTGCTACTGTCAGCATATTCAGT gaatgtgATGAAGATGACGGAAATGAGAAAGTTTTAACAactgcacagcagaaagctCAACGTATAATGGAATCCTTTGAAAATCCATTTAGAATG TACTTACCTTCAGAACAGAATCCTGCCTACGTCTCACAGTCTGCAAAGTTTGATCCGTCATCAAAAATTTATGAA ATCAGCAATCGATGGAAGTTGATGACTCAGACACAAGTACAGAAGGAGTccaaggaagaaataaaaaagaaagcagcccagcagtcAG CTGATCGTGACCAGGCACAGAAGGCGTATAAAGAGGCTACAGAAAACATTGTGTCTGTTCGTCAGCAAGCTATG CAGGAACAGGCTAataagaagagagagagggtCATCAGTGAAACGGGAACAGAATTGCCAAAACAAGAGAAGAAACGGCCAAAAGCCTCCCAGCAaccagaggagctggaagcaccGAAGCAGTTTACCCCCTTTGATTACAGCAAGTCCAACTTCAAAGTGTTTGCGG GAAGCAGCAAATCGAAGCAGTCGGCACAGTTTGATCCTGCTAAACAAGCTTACACAGGCAAG aAATCTGCTGGAGCTAACAAACTTCAACAGTCAGCTGGAAACCGAAGCATGTCCTACCTGGCAGGGAAGGCTGACAG GGGTTCCAGACACCACTGGCCGAAGAGATAG
- the EXOSC10 gene encoding exosome component 10 isoform X1 yields MAAAVDGGSGGAAAAAGSLAAREGSGGPADRAGEPEAKRGEAALPGFDDTDAFVKYALGTVVAATKASNGLPRPGDEYDFYRSFPGFRAYCETQGHRLLHCMSRVMQYHGCRSHMKDRSKVTELEDKFDMLVDSNDVILERVGILLDEAAGVNKNQQPVLPAGLQLPQTIVSSWNRKAGESHKRTKSETFRLLHAKNISRPQLKFREKIDNSNTPFVPKLFIKPNALKPLPEALTKSGRERKERPEDLDVPAALADFIHQQRTQQTEQDMFAHPYQYELERFSPPDGVLKKPEPQMYRPIKETPCHFVTTLDELVELNEKLMNCKEFALDLEHHSYRSFLGLTCLMQISTRTEDFIIDTLELRSDMNILNETFTDPAIVKVLHGADSDVEWLQKDFGLYLVNMFDTHQAARLLNLGKHSLDHLLKLYCGVDADKQYQLADWRIRPLPEEMIQYARDDTHYLLYIYDKVREALWERGNEQPTQLQIVWQRSRDICLKKYIKPLFSDESYLELYRRQKKHLNTQQLAAFRLLFAWRDKTARQEDESTGYVLPNHMLLKIAEELPKEPQGIIACCNPVPPLVRQQINELHLLIQQAREMPLLKSEIALTVKKRAPLSNPERLENTFFGPHDSSRIPMDDFQNNSALESAPVLEHDSLFSDSERTMNIQGGQPESTCLVATATVSIFSECDEDDGNEKVLTTAQQKAQRIMESFENPFRMYLPSEQNPAYVSQSAKFDPSSKIYEISNRWKLMTQTQVQKESKEEIKKKAAQQSADRDQAQKAYKEATENIVSVRQQAMQEQANKKRERVISETGTELPKQEKKRPKASQQPEELEAPKQFTPFDYSKSNFKVFAGSSKSKQSAQFDPAKQAYTGKKSAGANKLQQSAGNRSMSYLAGKADRGSRHHWPKR; encoded by the exons ATGGCGGCCGCCGTTGACGGGGGGAGCGgtggggcggcggcggcggccgggagcTTGGCGGCCCGGGAGGGAAGCGGCGGTCCGGCGGACCGGGCCGGGGAGCCGGAGGCGAAGCGCGGGGAGGCGGCGCTGCCCGGTTTCGACGACACCGACGCCTTCGTCAAG TACGCTCTGGGCACGGTGGTGGCAGCAACAAAGGCGTCCAATGGGCTCCCCCGGCCTGGCGACGAGTACGACTTCTACCGAAGCTTCCCTGGCTTCCGCGCCTACTGCGAAACGCAGGGCCACCGCCTCCTCCACTG CATGAGCAGGGTGATGCAATACCACGGCTGCCGCAGCCACATGAAAGATCGCAGCAAAGTAACAGAGCTGGAAGATAAATTTGATATGCTGGTTGACTCCAATGATGTCATTCTTGAAAGAGTG GGTATTTTACTGGATGAAGCAGCAGGAGTGAACAAAAACCAGCAGCCAGTCctccctgctgggctgcagcttccaCAGACTATTGTTTCCAGCTGGAACCGCAAG gcAGGAGAATCCCACAAAAGAACCAAGTCTGAAACCTTCCGATTGCTTCATGCCAAGAACATCTCTCGACCACAGCTTAAGTTTCGGGAAAAGATTGACAATTCCAACACTCCCTTTGTACCTAAACTTTTTATCAAGCCAAATGCTTTAAAACCTTTGCCTGAAG CCCTCACAAAAAGTGGACGGGAACGAAAGGAGCGCCCTGAAGACTTGGATGTACCAGCTGCTTTGGCAGACTTCATACACCAGCAGAGGACGCAGCAAACTGAGCAAGACAT GTTTGCTCACCCTTACCAGTACGAACTGGAGCGTTTTTCTCCACCAGATGGAGTTCTCAAGAAACCAGAGCCCCAG ATGTACAGGCCCATCAAGGAAACACCCTGTCATTTTGTCACCACACTGGATGAGCTGGTAGAACTAAATGAAAAGCTTATGAACTGTAAAGAATTTGCCCTGGACTTAGAG cacCATTCCTACAGGAGCTTCCTGGGCTTGACATGCCTGATGCAGATTTCCACCCGAACAGAAGACTTCATTATTGACACACTGGAGTTGCGCAGTGACATGAACATTCTCAATGAGACTTTCACAGACCCTGCAATTGTGAAG GTCCTTCATGGTGCTGATTCAGATGTGGAATGGCTGCAAAAAGACTTTGGCCTGTACTTGGTGAACATGTTTGATACTCACCAAGCTGCTCGTCTTCTCAATCTCGGCAAGCACTCTTTGGACCACTTGCTGAAGCTGTATTGCGGTGTGGATGCTGACAAGCAGTACCAGTTGGCTGACTGGAGGATACG CCCTTTGCCAGAAGAAATGATTCAGTATGCCCGTGATGACACTCACTACTTACTCTACATTTACGATAAAGTGAGGGAGGCACTATGGGAGAGAGGGAACGAGCAGCCCACTCAGCTCCAGATCGTGTGGCAACGCAGCAGAGACATCTGCCTGAAG AAATACATCAAGCCCCTCTTTTCAGATGAATCCTATCTTGAACTCTACAGGAGGCAGAAAAAACATCTCAACACACAGCAGCTAGCAGCATTTAGGTTGCTGTTTGCATGGAGAGACAAGACGGCACGTCAGGAGGATGAGAGTACAGG ATACGTGTTACCAAATCATATGTTATTGAAGATAGCAGAGGAGCTGCCCAA AGAACCCCAGGGCATCATTGCTTGCTGTAATCCAGTCCCACCACTAGTTCGCCAGCAGATTAATGAATTGCATCTTCTCATTCAGCAGGCCCGAGAGATGCCGCTTCTCAAG TCGGAGATTGCTTTGACAGTCAAGAAGAGGGCACCTCTGTCCAACCCGGAG AGGCTGGAGAATACCTTCTTTGGACCACATGACAGTTCCCGTATTCCTATGGATGATTTTCAGAACAACTCTGCATTGG agTCTGCACCAGTCTTGGAACATGATTCTCTCTTTTCAGACAGTGAGAGAACAATGAATATTCAGGGTGGCCAGCCAGAGTCAACGTGCCTCGTTGCTACTGCTACTGTCAGCATATTCAGT gaatgtgATGAAGATGACGGAAATGAGAAAGTTTTAACAactgcacagcagaaagctCAACGTATAATGGAATCCTTTGAAAATCCATTTAGAATG TACTTACCTTCAGAACAGAATCCTGCCTACGTCTCACAGTCTGCAAAGTTTGATCCGTCATCAAAAATTTATGAA ATCAGCAATCGATGGAAGTTGATGACTCAGACACAAGTACAGAAGGAGTccaaggaagaaataaaaaagaaagcagcccagcagtcAG CTGATCGTGACCAGGCACAGAAGGCGTATAAAGAGGCTACAGAAAACATTGTGTCTGTTCGTCAGCAAGCTATG CAGGAACAGGCTAataagaagagagagagggtCATCAGTGAAACGGGAACAGAATTGCCAAAACAAGAGAAGAAACGGCCAAAAGCCTCCCAGCAaccagaggagctggaagcaccGAAGCAGTTTACCCCCTTTGATTACAGCAAGTCCAACTTCAAAGTGTTTGCGG GAAGCAGCAAATCGAAGCAGTCGGCACAGTTTGATCCTGCTAAACAAGCTTACACAGGCAAG aAATCTGCTGGAGCTAACAAACTTCAACAGTCAGCTGGAAACCGAAGCATGTCCTACCTGGCAGGGAAGGCTGACAG GGGTTCCAGACACCACTGGCCGAAGAGATAG